A genomic region of Streptomyces diastaticus subsp. diastaticus contains the following coding sequences:
- the ehuD gene encoding ectoine/hydroxyectoine ABC transporter permease subunit EhuD has translation MNWDWSAVADFMPRFWDGVLVTLQATVIGSLISFSLGLVWAIAFRAPTRFVRWPVTVVTEFIRNTPLLVQLFFLFFVLPEWGVQFSALTTGIIAIGLHYSTYTAQVYRAGIDAVPVGQWEAATALSLPARRTWTAVILPQAIRRVVPALGNYVVSMLKDTPLLAGIGVLEMLQQSRLESAATFQYTEPLTVVGIAFILIAYPASLLLRALERRLVR, from the coding sequence ATGAACTGGGACTGGTCCGCTGTCGCCGACTTCATGCCGCGCTTCTGGGACGGGGTGCTCGTCACCCTCCAGGCCACGGTGATCGGCTCGCTCATCTCCTTCAGCCTCGGGCTCGTCTGGGCCATCGCCTTCCGGGCGCCGACGCGGTTCGTCCGCTGGCCCGTCACGGTCGTCACCGAGTTCATCCGGAACACGCCGCTGCTGGTGCAGCTGTTCTTCCTCTTCTTCGTGCTGCCCGAGTGGGGTGTGCAGTTCTCCGCACTCACCACCGGCATCATCGCCATCGGCCTGCACTACTCGACGTACACCGCGCAGGTCTACCGCGCGGGCATCGACGCCGTGCCCGTCGGCCAGTGGGAGGCGGCGACCGCGCTGAGCCTGCCCGCCCGCCGCACCTGGACCGCGGTGATCCTGCCGCAGGCGATCCGCCGCGTCGTCCCGGCCCTCGGCAACTACGTCGTGTCGATGCTCAAGGACACGCCGCTGCTGGCCGGTATCGGCGTGCTGGAGATGCTCCAGCAGTCCCGCCTGGAGAGCGCCGCGACGTTCCAGTACACGGAACCGCTGACCGTCGTCGGCATCGCCTTCATCCTCATCGCCTACCCGGCGTCTCTTCTTCTGCGAGCCCTGGAGCGTCGTCTTGTCCGCTGA
- the ehuA gene encoding ectoine/hydroxyectoine ABC transporter ATP-binding protein EhuA, with protein MSADTTPSNQEANPPVDGKELIRFDKVTKRFGGNTVLDDLSFGVDSGKHVTLIGPSGSGKTTILRLLMTLLKPEEGTIRVNGDYLTHEERGGKLVPAGEKHIREVRKNIGMVFQQFNLFPNMRVLRNITEAPVTVLGLSKDEAESRARDLLELVGLTEHLDKYPSQLSGGQQQRVAIARALAMRPQVLLLDEVTSALDPELVAGVLDVLRDIARSTDITMLCVTHEMNFARDISDQVMMFDEGHIIETGTAEKIFGDPDHTRTREFLSAVL; from the coding sequence TTGTCCGCTGACACCACCCCCAGCAACCAGGAAGCCAACCCCCCGGTGGACGGGAAGGAGCTGATCCGCTTCGACAAGGTCACCAAGCGGTTCGGCGGCAACACCGTCCTCGACGACCTGAGTTTCGGCGTCGACTCCGGCAAGCACGTCACCCTGATCGGCCCGTCCGGCTCGGGCAAGACCACGATCCTCAGACTCCTGATGACCCTGCTCAAGCCCGAGGAGGGCACCATCAGGGTCAACGGCGACTACCTCACGCACGAGGAGCGGGGCGGCAAGCTGGTCCCGGCCGGGGAGAAGCACATCCGCGAGGTGCGCAAGAACATCGGGATGGTGTTCCAGCAGTTCAACCTCTTCCCCAACATGAGGGTGCTGCGGAACATCACCGAGGCGCCCGTCACCGTGCTCGGCCTCTCCAAGGACGAGGCGGAGTCCCGCGCGCGTGACCTGCTGGAGCTGGTCGGCCTCACCGAGCACCTCGACAAGTACCCCTCGCAGCTCTCCGGCGGCCAGCAGCAGCGCGTCGCCATCGCCCGCGCACTGGCGATGCGGCCGCAGGTGCTGCTGCTGGACGAGGTCACCTCGGCGCTCGACCCGGAACTGGTCGCGGGCGTCCTCGACGTGCTGCGCGACATCGCGCGCAGCACCGACATCACGATGCTCTGCGTCACCCACGAGATGAACTTCGCCCGGGACATCTCGGACCAGGTCATGATGTTCGACGAGGGCCACATCATCGAGACCGGCACCGCCGAGAAGATCTTCGGCGACCCGGACCACACCCGGACCCGCGAGTTCCTCAGCGCGGTCCTCTGA
- a CDS encoding IclR family transcriptional regulator domain-containing protein, which produces MALTYESAAPYRSVRRALRILETVSRHSSGISESRIAAATGLPRSEVAPLLRMLRAEEYVRLLPEGGYVAGTPGTEPAGAVVRGRLQRRLERLRDTIGAAVYVSRYVDGEIRVTDVADGPAAPRVNEWVDFRSAAHASAVGKSLLSQLDVNGRRDHLARHRPARLTSRTITSERALFTRLEAHVPSVPVLDLQEYAVGTVCAAVPLTAGSSANCLALSLPVEHAHRLHDAALALNRHAAPVLLSLAL; this is translated from the coding sequence GTGGCACTGACGTACGAGTCCGCCGCCCCGTACCGCTCCGTACGCAGGGCGCTGCGCATCCTGGAGACCGTCTCCCGCCACTCCTCGGGCATCAGCGAGTCACGCATCGCCGCCGCCACCGGCCTGCCCCGCTCCGAGGTGGCCCCGCTGCTGCGGATGCTCCGCGCCGAGGAGTACGTCCGGCTGCTGCCCGAGGGCGGGTACGTCGCCGGGACCCCCGGCACGGAGCCCGCGGGGGCCGTGGTGCGCGGGCGGCTCCAGCGGCGCCTGGAGCGGCTGCGTGACACCATCGGGGCGGCCGTGTACGTCAGCCGGTACGTGGACGGGGAGATCCGGGTCACCGACGTCGCGGACGGGCCCGCGGCACCACGGGTCAACGAGTGGGTCGACTTCCGGTCGGCGGCGCACGCGAGCGCCGTCGGCAAGAGCCTGCTGAGCCAGCTCGACGTGAACGGGCGGCGGGACCACCTCGCGCGGCACCGGCCCGCGCGGCTGACCTCGCGGACGATCACCAGCGAGCGGGCGCTCTTCACCCGCCTGGAGGCGCACGTGCCGAGTGTGCCCGTGCTCGACCTCCAGGAGTACGCGGTGGGGACCGTCTGCGCGGCGGTGCCCCTGACCGCGGGCTCCTCCGCCAACTGCCTCGCGCTCTCCCTGCCGGTGGAACACGCCCACCGCCTCCACGACGCGGCCCTCGCCCTGAACCGCCACGCGGCTCCCGTCCTTCTGTCCCTGGCCCTGTGA
- a CDS encoding pyridoxamine 5'-phosphate oxidase family protein, with protein MALDRQEREEFLAGRHVASLAVERGDGRAPLTVPIWYWYEPGGQVRVITGADSAKARLISAAGRFSLLVQRTVPTYVYVSVDGPVVAATPTTVADMVTEASRYLDAEGVDDYVSGSGVTATDSAGLLTLSLQPEHWLSADLGWGQREPS; from the coding sequence ATGGCACTCGACCGACAGGAGCGCGAGGAATTCCTCGCCGGCCGGCACGTGGCGTCCCTGGCGGTGGAGCGGGGCGACGGCCGGGCGCCGCTGACCGTGCCGATCTGGTACTGGTACGAGCCCGGCGGCCAGGTCCGGGTGATCACCGGAGCCGACTCGGCCAAGGCGCGGCTCATCTCGGCCGCCGGGCGCTTCAGCCTCCTCGTGCAGCGCACGGTGCCCACGTACGTCTACGTCAGCGTGGACGGGCCGGTGGTCGCCGCCACCCCCACGACCGTGGCCGACATGGTCACCGAGGCGTCCCGCTACCTCGACGCCGAGGGCGTCGACGACTACGTCTCCGGCAGCGGCGTGACCGCCACCGACTCCGCCGGGCTCCTCACCCTCAGCCTCCAGCCCGAACACTGGCTCTCCGCCGACCTCGGCTGGGGGCAGCGGGAGCCCTCCTGA
- a CDS encoding lytic polysaccharide monooxygenase auxiliary activity family 9 protein — protein MRNKKTYAAVVGAATLGALAFATGGASSHGYVDQPISRAKLCANGTVSNCGSIQWEPQSVEGPKGFPAAGPADGALCSAGNAGFKQLDAAKAPNGSDWPATQVTGGQGYTFRWQFTARHATTDFRYYITKDGWDSSKPLTRASLESQPFLTLPYGGQQPPATLSHQGTMPTQKSGKHVILAVWNVHDTGNAFYSCADVKF, from the coding sequence ATGCGAAACAAGAAGACATACGCGGCCGTCGTCGGCGCAGCCACGCTCGGCGCGCTCGCCTTCGCCACCGGCGGCGCCAGCAGCCACGGCTACGTCGACCAGCCCATCAGCCGGGCGAAGCTGTGTGCCAACGGCACCGTCAGCAACTGTGGCTCGATCCAGTGGGAGCCGCAGAGCGTCGAGGGCCCGAAGGGCTTCCCGGCGGCCGGCCCCGCCGACGGCGCGCTCTGCTCCGCCGGCAACGCCGGCTTCAAGCAGCTCGACGCCGCGAAGGCGCCGAACGGGTCCGACTGGCCGGCCACCCAGGTCACCGGCGGACAGGGCTACACCTTCCGGTGGCAGTTCACCGCCCGGCACGCCACCACGGACTTCCGCTACTACATCACCAAGGACGGCTGGGACTCCAGCAAGCCGCTCACCAGGGCCTCCCTGGAGTCGCAGCCCTTCCTGACGCTGCCCTACGGCGGCCAGCAGCCGCCGGCCACCCTGTCCCACCAGGGCACCATGCCCACCCAGAAGTCCGGGAAGCACGTGATCCTGGCCGTCTGGAACGTCCACGACACCGGTAACGCCTTCTACTCCTGCGCCGACGTCAAGTTCTGA
- a CDS encoding SPFH domain-containing protein codes for MSTTSSGTGRERGGLAEPVAHAGLPGPADPSAAGPDPAVPGTATPAGAERPAPPDAGTPAGPPAPGPGAATGSAVGSAPVAATETPEVSPPPSRAVRLIRNADTMEIPVHLLFREEPEEGGRAAPGRPPDPFTLRPDPGARYTAAVARGAARPAGPDAAGHRGPLHCPPALDAAVPAERPAPSLPGGLAVAVAAGGAATAGTALWWGGLLPAVAWLPPAGAQLGEVAAWGLAAGAGALTAVSLGGLARGRTGWAWVQGRFGRYRGTVRRTGLVWLNPLLARRRVDVRLRHWRSEPLPAVDADGVAVRVVLHVVWRVTDTARAAHAVDDVPRHLGECAEAALARVVSRRPVDAFRPGVPTLRHTEAVAEELTGLVAGAAAVAGLEVFAVQPVRIEYAPEVAAAMGRRRLAALDALHRDTLLGEAVDAVEETVRRLTARGLVELDGYERKALVRDLTVAFCTGWTAGN; via the coding sequence ATGAGCACCACCAGCAGCGGTACCGGCCGGGAGCGCGGCGGCCTCGCGGAACCGGTGGCACACGCCGGGCTCCCCGGCCCCGCCGACCCGTCCGCGGCCGGCCCGGACCCGGCGGTCCCGGGCACGGCCACGCCCGCCGGGGCGGAGCGCCCCGCGCCCCCCGACGCCGGCACGCCCGCCGGTCCGCCGGCGCCCGGACCGGGGGCCGCCACCGGGTCGGCCGTCGGCTCCGCCCCGGTCGCCGCCACCGAGACCCCGGAGGTCTCCCCGCCTCCGTCGCGGGCCGTCCGCCTCATCCGTAACGCGGACACCATGGAGATCCCCGTCCACCTGCTCTTCCGTGAGGAGCCCGAGGAGGGTGGGCGGGCGGCCCCCGGACGCCCGCCCGACCCGTTCACGCTGCGGCCGGACCCCGGCGCGCGGTACACCGCGGCGGTGGCGCGGGGCGCCGCCCGGCCGGCCGGGCCGGACGCCGCAGGGCATCGCGGACCGCTGCACTGCCCGCCCGCTCTGGACGCGGCGGTCCCGGCGGAACGGCCCGCGCCCTCCTTGCCGGGTGGCCTCGCGGTGGCCGTCGCGGCGGGCGGGGCGGCCACCGCCGGGACCGCCCTGTGGTGGGGCGGCCTGCTCCCGGCGGTGGCGTGGCTGCCCCCGGCCGGGGCGCAGCTCGGCGAAGTGGCGGCCTGGGGGCTGGCCGCCGGGGCCGGGGCGCTGACGGCGGTGTCGCTCGGCGGGCTGGCCCGGGGGAGGACCGGGTGGGCCTGGGTGCAGGGCCGCTTCGGCCGGTACCGGGGGACGGTGCGCCGGACCGGGCTGGTCTGGCTGAACCCGCTGCTGGCCCGCCGCCGGGTGGACGTACGGCTGCGGCACTGGCGCAGTGAGCCGCTGCCCGCGGTGGACGCCGACGGCGTGGCGGTCCGCGTCGTGCTGCACGTGGTGTGGCGGGTGACCGACACCGCGCGGGCCGCGCACGCCGTGGACGACGTGCCCCGCCACCTCGGCGAGTGCGCGGAGGCGGCGCTCGCCCGGGTGGTGTCACGGCGGCCGGTGGACGCCTTCCGGCCGGGTGTGCCGACGCTGCGGCACACCGAGGCGGTGGCCGAGGAGCTGACCGGGCTGGTGGCCGGGGCGGCGGCGGTGGCCGGTCTCGAGGTCTTCGCGGTGCAGCCGGTGCGGATCGAGTACGCGCCCGAGGTGGCGGCGGCGATGGGGCGCCGACGGCTGGCCGCGCTCGACGCACTGCACCGGGACACCCTGCTCGGCGAGGCGGTCGACGCGGTGGAGGAGACGGTGCGGCGGCTGACCGCGCGCGGCCTCGTCGAGCTGGACGGGTACGAGCGCAAGGCGCTGGTGCGCGACCTGACCGTGGCGTTCTGCACCGGGTGGACCGCCGGGAACTGA
- a CDS encoding peptidoglycan-binding protein encodes MLAAAAATAACAHLTPALAGEPPPSQGPPPRVTEVAPGSPQGAVAPLYGPPGPTATPLGGPPAPRPTTRAEIIERAEKWTRAKVPYAMDGYWSDGYRQDCSGFVSMAWNLGRSEWTGSLASVAERITKDDLQPGDILLFHNAENPEGGSHVTLFGGWTDSARTRYTAYEQTRPATRRQATPYAYWTNSARFLPYRYRGLAGGGRTDPSGPVRARPGADSSGPGARNAHVTRLGQRLVARGGGRPHQDGPGPRRPEADRRATPAFQRPEGWRGSQADGLPAPVTWSYPAGGSGEGVAAGKAARPPGPPPSGTVPAHPGAALFRPGQSRPAVERPGWRPVAEGSGRHHRQGPGPRRPEADRRGTADFQRARGRRGKDADGCPGRETWRRLFS; translated from the coding sequence TTGCTGGCGGCCGCCGCGGCCACCGCCGCCTGCGCCCATCTCACCCCCGCCCTCGCCGGCGAACCGCCACCGTCGCAGGGCCCCCCACCACGGGTCACGGAGGTCGCGCCGGGCAGCCCGCAGGGGGCGGTCGCCCCGCTGTACGGCCCGCCCGGGCCGACCGCCACACCGCTCGGCGGCCCGCCCGCGCCCAGGCCGACCACCCGGGCGGAGATCATCGAGCGGGCCGAGAAATGGACCCGTGCGAAGGTCCCGTACGCCATGGACGGGTACTGGTCCGACGGCTACCGGCAGGACTGTTCGGGATTCGTCTCGATGGCATGGAATCTGGGCCGGAGTGAATGGACGGGAAGTCTCGCGAGCGTCGCGGAACGCATCACCAAGGACGATTTGCAGCCCGGCGACATTCTCCTCTTCCACAATGCCGAGAACCCGGAGGGCGGCTCGCACGTCACCCTTTTCGGCGGCTGGACCGACAGCGCCCGCACCCGGTACACGGCGTACGAGCAGACCCGCCCCGCCACCCGCCGGCAGGCCACCCCGTACGCCTACTGGACGAACAGCGCGCGGTTTCTTCCGTACCGGTACCGCGGCCTGGCCGGCGGCGGCCGGACGGACCCGAGCGGGCCCGTCCGCGCCCGTCCGGGCGCCGACTCTTCCGGACCGGGCGCGCGGAACGCCCACGTGACCCGGCTCGGGCAGCGGCTGGTGGCGCGCGGCGGCGGGCGGCCCCACCAGGACGGGCCCGGCCCGCGGCGGCCCGAGGCCGACCGTCGGGCGACCCCGGCGTTCCAGCGCCCCGAGGGCTGGAGAGGGTCGCAGGCCGACGGGCTGCCGGCGCCCGTGACCTGGTCGTACCCGGCCGGCGGGAGCGGCGAGGGCGTCGCGGCGGGGAAGGCGGCCCGCCCGCCCGGCCCGCCGCCGTCCGGGACCGTGCCCGCCCACCCGGGGGCCGCCCTCTTCCGGCCGGGGCAGAGCCGTCCCGCGGTCGAGCGGCCCGGGTGGCGACCGGTCGCCGAGGGCTCCGGCCGCCACCACCGGCAGGGCCCCGGGCCGCGCCGGCCCGAGGCCGACCGGCGCGGCACCGCCGACTTCCAGCGCGCGCGGGGACGGCGGGGCAAGGACGCCGACGGATGTCCGGGCCGCGAGACCTGGCGGCGACTCTTCTCTTGA
- a CDS encoding glycosyltransferase family 2 protein — translation MTSSPTGGRSESDPSQTTQLRAVSHRTGGARRIKKTLPRYDYEHYSRLAGPLTQPDPSKPYKVRYRSLLSEEPHRIRAAALLCAAPLLSLTLFVWLMQPEHWTERDYPAYDFLPALDTVMLVSIGLIEFFRCMNVISNAHATLVARDPIPVVPETGTKVAFLTSFVPGKEPIEMVTKTLEAAVKLRHRGLLHIWLLDEGNDPEVREVCARLGVHHFSRKGVARWNQAKGPHRARTKHGNYNAWLDAHGDDYDFFASVDTDHVPLPNYLERMLGFFRDPDVGFVIGPQVYGNYDTFVTKAAESQQFLFHALIQRAGNRYGAPMFVGTSNAVRIKALKQIGGLYDSITEDMATGFEMHRAKNPATGRKWRSVYTPDVLAVGEGPTAWTDFFTQQLRWSRGTYETILKQYWKGFYSLPPTKLFNYTMMIVFYPMSALNWILAALSCALFLGLGASGVNIDPTIWLMLYGNASALQIGLYIWNRRHNVSPHEPEGSGGVAGMAMSAMSAPLYARSLMDSVLRRKSRFVVTPKGDSSSPDTLFGTFRIHLFFILVFGASVAVSFFFGNNHPAMIVWATLALLITAAPIAVWRLSMRQERRSRAAHAAGRPLPTAPGPDAGPLPPEPDGRPPDHGPAGPAWAANDQTMQTALGGRKK, via the coding sequence ATGACGTCGAGCCCGACGGGTGGGCGGAGCGAATCCGACCCGTCACAGACCACCCAGCTGCGGGCGGTGTCGCACCGCACGGGCGGCGCGCGACGCATCAAGAAGACGCTGCCGCGCTACGACTACGAGCACTACAGCCGGCTCGCCGGCCCGCTCACGCAGCCGGACCCGTCCAAGCCGTACAAGGTCCGCTACCGCTCGCTCCTCTCCGAGGAGCCCCACCGCATCCGCGCGGCCGCCCTGCTCTGCGCCGCTCCCCTGCTCTCGCTCACCCTCTTCGTCTGGCTGATGCAGCCCGAGCACTGGACCGAGCGGGACTACCCGGCGTACGACTTCCTGCCCGCGCTGGACACGGTCATGCTCGTCTCGATCGGACTGATCGAGTTCTTCCGCTGCATGAACGTGATATCCAACGCGCACGCCACCCTCGTCGCCCGCGATCCGATACCCGTGGTGCCCGAGACGGGCACCAAGGTCGCCTTCCTCACCTCGTTCGTGCCCGGCAAGGAGCCGATCGAGATGGTGACGAAGACCCTGGAGGCGGCGGTCAAGCTGCGCCACCGGGGGCTGCTCCACATCTGGCTGCTGGACGAGGGGAACGACCCCGAGGTCCGCGAGGTCTGCGCGCGGCTCGGCGTCCACCACTTCTCCCGCAAGGGCGTGGCCCGCTGGAACCAGGCGAAGGGCCCGCACCGCGCCAGGACCAAGCACGGCAACTACAACGCCTGGCTCGACGCGCACGGCGACGACTACGACTTCTTCGCCTCCGTCGACACCGACCACGTGCCGCTCCCCAACTACCTGGAGCGGATGCTCGGCTTCTTCCGCGACCCGGACGTCGGCTTCGTCATCGGCCCGCAGGTCTACGGCAACTACGACACCTTCGTCACCAAGGCCGCCGAGTCGCAGCAGTTCCTCTTCCACGCGCTGATCCAGCGGGCGGGCAACCGCTACGGCGCGCCGATGTTCGTCGGCACCTCCAACGCGGTCCGCATCAAGGCCCTGAAGCAGATCGGCGGCCTGTACGACTCGATCACCGAGGACATGGCGACCGGGTTCGAGATGCACCGCGCCAAGAACCCGGCGACGGGCAGGAAATGGCGTTCCGTCTACACGCCGGACGTACTGGCCGTCGGTGAGGGCCCGACCGCCTGGACCGACTTCTTCACCCAGCAGCTGCGCTGGTCGCGCGGGACGTACGAGACGATCCTCAAGCAGTACTGGAAGGGCTTCTACTCGCTGCCGCCGACGAAGCTCTTCAACTACACGATGATGATCGTCTTCTATCCGATGTCGGCACTGAACTGGATCCTGGCCGCGCTCTCCTGCGCCCTCTTCCTCGGCCTCGGCGCCTCCGGCGTCAACATCGACCCGACGATCTGGCTGATGCTCTACGGCAACGCCTCCGCGCTCCAGATCGGCCTGTACATCTGGAACCGCCGCCACAACGTCTCCCCGCACGAGCCGGAGGGCTCCGGCGGCGTGGCGGGGATGGCGATGTCGGCGATGTCGGCGCCGCTGTACGCCCGCTCGCTGATGGACTCGGTGCTGCGCCGCAAGAGCAGGTTCGTGGTGACGCCCAAGGGCGACTCCTCCAGCCCGGACACGCTCTTCGGCACCTTCCGCATCCACCTCTTCTTCATCCTCGTCTTCGGTGCCTCGGTGGCGGTGTCGTTCTTCTTCGGCAACAACCACCCCGCCATGATCGTCTGGGCCACGCTCGCCCTGCTGATCACGGCCGCGCCGATCGCCGTCTGGCGCCTGTCGATGCGCCAGGAGCGCAGGAGCAGGGCCGCGCACGCGGCGGGCCGCCCCCTGCCCACCGCTCCGGGGCCGGACGCCGGACCACTCCCGCCGGAGCCGGACGGCCGGCCGCCGGACCACGGCCCGGCCGGGCCCGCCTGGGCCGCGAACGACCAGACGATGCAGACAGCCCTCGGGGGACGTAAGAAATGA
- a CDS encoding kelch motif-containing protein, translated as MTDRFTSRRRARRLAIGGAVVLAVAGMNGPALYRFGSAQYHEYKINRPEYKAENGHWDFVDMPAKYRLNTIHAALLHTGKVLLVAGSGNNQANFDAKKFDTVLWDPAENTFKNIHTPNDLFCTGHTQLGDGKLLVAGGTKRYEKLKGDVTKAGGLMVVHNEDPDAPKTIKAGTKFTGKENGRTFVAKDNITVERAEKVFDKETGAFLRTEAGLGRVYVEAERSGREYETGTEDNYRIQGLKGSDTRNLYGIAQKLALDKKDFQGIKDAYEFDPVAEKYIPVDPMNEARWYPTLTTLSDGKVLSLSGLDEIGQIVPGKNEVYDPETKKWTYTEGVRQLPTYPAVFLLPDGQLFYSGSNAGYGPADVGRDPGIWNFETNKFRKLPGLSDPKLMETSATVLLPPAQDERFMVVGGGGVGESERSSEKTRIIDLKDDTPRFTDGPSLDKGTRYPQTSVLPDDSVLITGGSEDYRGRGDSDIKEARLYDTEANTLRRVADPAVGRNYHSGSILLPDGRVVIFGSDPLYADEGNTKPGTFDQRIEIYTPPYLYKDARPTLSGGPKEMARGESAVFDSLQAASIKEARLIRPSASTHVTDVDQRSIALDMEKTDDGIEVTIPKNRNLVQDGWYMLFAVDDAGTPSKAVWVHIDS; from the coding sequence ATGACCGACCGCTTCACCAGCCGCCGCCGGGCCCGCCGTCTCGCCATCGGCGGTGCCGTGGTCCTGGCCGTCGCGGGCATGAACGGGCCCGCGCTGTACCGTTTCGGCTCCGCCCAGTACCACGAGTACAAGATCAACCGGCCGGAGTACAAGGCGGAGAACGGGCACTGGGACTTCGTCGACATGCCGGCGAAGTACCGGCTCAACACCATCCACGCGGCGCTGCTGCACACCGGGAAGGTGCTGCTGGTCGCCGGCTCCGGCAACAACCAGGCCAACTTCGACGCGAAGAAGTTCGACACCGTCCTGTGGGACCCGGCCGAGAACACCTTCAAGAACATCCACACCCCCAACGACCTCTTCTGCACCGGCCACACCCAACTCGGCGACGGCAAACTGCTGGTGGCCGGCGGCACGAAGCGGTACGAGAAGCTGAAGGGCGACGTCACCAAGGCCGGCGGCCTGATGGTGGTGCACAACGAGGACCCGGACGCGCCGAAGACCATCAAGGCCGGGACCAAGTTCACCGGCAAGGAGAACGGCCGGACGTTCGTCGCCAAGGACAACATCACCGTCGAACGCGCCGAGAAGGTCTTCGACAAGGAGACCGGCGCCTTCCTGCGGACCGAGGCGGGCCTCGGCCGGGTCTACGTCGAGGCGGAGCGCAGCGGCCGCGAGTACGAGACCGGCACCGAGGACAACTACCGCATCCAGGGCCTCAAGGGCTCCGACACCCGCAACCTGTACGGCATCGCACAGAAGCTCGCCCTGGACAAGAAGGACTTCCAGGGCATCAAGGACGCCTACGAGTTCGACCCGGTCGCGGAGAAGTACATACCCGTCGACCCGATGAACGAGGCCCGCTGGTACCCGACCCTCACCACGCTCTCCGACGGGAAGGTCCTCAGCCTCTCCGGCCTGGACGAGATCGGCCAGATCGTCCCGGGCAAGAACGAGGTCTACGACCCCGAGACCAAGAAGTGGACGTACACCGAGGGCGTCCGGCAACTGCCGACCTACCCGGCGGTCTTCCTGCTCCCCGACGGCCAGCTCTTCTACTCCGGCTCCAACGCGGGCTACGGCCCGGCGGACGTCGGCCGCGACCCGGGCATCTGGAACTTCGAGACCAACAAGTTCCGCAAGCTGCCGGGGCTCAGCGACCCGAAGCTGATGGAGACCTCCGCGACGGTGCTGCTGCCGCCCGCGCAGGACGAGCGGTTCATGGTGGTCGGCGGCGGCGGGGTCGGTGAGTCCGAGCGGTCCAGCGAGAAGACCCGGATCATCGACCTGAAGGACGACACCCCGCGCTTCACCGACGGGCCGTCCCTCGACAAGGGCACCCGCTACCCGCAGACCTCGGTCCTCCCCGACGACAGCGTGCTGATCACCGGCGGCTCCGAGGACTACCGGGGCCGCGGGGACTCCGACATCAAGGAGGCCCGGCTGTACGACACCGAGGCGAACACCCTGCGCCGGGTGGCCGACCCGGCGGTGGGCCGCAACTACCACTCCGGGTCGATCCTGCTGCCCGACGGCCGCGTCGTGATCTTCGGCTCGGACCCGCTCTACGCGGACGAGGGCAACACCAAGCCGGGCACCTTCGACCAGCGCATCGAGATCTACACGCCGCCGTACCTCTACAAGGACGCCCGGCCGACGCTGAGCGGCGGCCCGAAGGAGATGGCCCGGGGCGAGAGCGCCGTCTTCGACTCGCTGCAGGCCGCCTCCATCAAGGAGGCCCGGCTCATCCGGCCGAGCGCCTCCACCCACGTCACCGACGTGGACCAGCGCTCGATCGCGCTGGACATGGAGAAGACGGACGACGGCATCGAGGTGACGATCCCGAAGAACCGCAACCTCGTCCAGGACGGCTGGTACATGCTCTTCGCCGTGGACGACGCGGGGACGCCCTCGAAGGCGGTCTGGGTGCACATCGACAGCTGA